TAGCAGCCATGTCTTATGAATTATCCTGTAGTAATGGTGGGTGTATATTAATTCATATGCACTATTCTGTCATTTTGGAAATGAATGGTAAAACATTTTAATCCAGAAGTTAGTATGAAATTGGTGAACTTGAGTCTTCCCTGCTTCACTTTTATCTACCCCAACTCCCCCTAAACAGTACTTATCTTAACTCTCCTCAGAAAACCAATATCTTCatattttctcctcctccctaTCTGCAGTTCTGGAGAAAGGATCTGAAACAGTCTGTAAACAAAGAATTGCAATATTATCTGCTTCAGGGTGTGAGCTCATCGGGAATTAACGTGTTAAGTAAAAGGAAACCCAGGTTAAGACATTGGCCAATTAATGGGAAGTTTTATTTTGGATAGCAGGCCTTCTTAATGCCCCTAAAGCCCCTCCTAAAACTGGTAACCCTTTGGGGAAATGACTTCTTTCATCTGATGATGAGACAGCTGGCCTAAGGGGCTGAATACAAGCCCCACAGAAGATTGAACCCATATCTTTATTCATGTTATCCAACCCAAATTCTCTCTATGCTGTCATCAAAAAGTAATTTAGGCATTTTGTACCATAATAGCCATATTGTCCAGATAACCTTATCCAAGATAGCAGCTGTTTTCCTTGTGAACACAATAATCACTGACCTTGAAAGAATGTCATTTAAACAGTGACAGGTGATCACTGGTTAAATAGGTTCTGGGCACTCTACAGTCGACTACAAGAATCCAGGTAACAGTGATGAATTCAAAACAGTCTTCATTGAATGTGCCTTTAAAAAAGGCTTAAAAGACCATTTGTTCAACATCTACTGCTTGCTCATACTGTCAGGAGAATAAAATTCAAGGGCTTTACCTAtcttggatttttgttgttgtgtgttttgttttgttttataccaAATATTGTAACTTAACCCATGTCTTGTTTTGGACCTGTAAAAACCCTAAAAGCTTTGTGATTTAACAAAAACATTCTATTGGGGTTCAGTGCCCTTTGGAAATCCTTTTAGAAGTAACACATTCTAGCATGTTACTCTTGATAAGACTGCAATATTGATAATATGTCAAAACCATTCCCTTCTTTTGTGCACATTAAACTGAAAATGGCAGCTTTGACGTAAGACATCTGCTTGTGAATTCATTAGCTAAACTATTATCAGcaaagcacatttatttattcttaaaattgtaAGTTCAAAGCACATTTTATTGGTGATTCATTTTCCTGCTCCTCTTCCCAAAACCTTTGTGTTTTGGGAACAAAAAGGCATTTGACTTATTTTTCAGGTAACCTAGTAATCAGGTTTCATGTGtgactatttaaaatataaacacagcatatttcacttcttttatcGCTCTTTTTTGAAGGAAATTGCTACAATCCTTAGAAATGAAAATCCTAAAATCTCACATTTGAAGCATTATTAAAATAGCATCCAGATAACCTTTTAGTCAGTTTTTATCTTTCTCCTCTCCTACGACAGTAGAAATAGAACATTACACTAATGCCTCTAGTTTTTTCCTGCTTTGCTGTTTTCCTTGAAGACAGTAAATAGTTCTCAAGTTTCTACTCACATACTACTTTCTATATTCCATTCTCATTTACTAACCAAACCTCAGTTTTCCTGTCTGCATATCAGTGTCAAGTCTAAATATCAGTGCCCAAACTCCAATCTCTTTTCCAAGTATTTGCAGGTAGATAGCATGAGCCTTTTAAACTTCAATCCCAAATGAAACTTACTGGTTCTCTCCTCAGAGTCCCTGCTATTTCTGTCTAGCCATTCTTCCAGCCACACAAACTCTGAGGTTTAGTTTTCGTCACTTCTTATACCCCTAAATCTTTGTTACTCAAAATGTCCAAGGGTCAATAGCATCTATCACCATCACCTGGGAGtctattagaaatgcagaatttcaggccCCACTCCAGGtatactgaatcagaatctgcattttaacaaattctCAGGTGATTCCCATGCACATTAATACCTGAAAACCACTGCCCTAACTGAGAAGGAACTGCTATGacctaaatgtttgtgtcctaccaaaattcatatgctaaaATCCTAAACCTCAATATGATGGTAGGGCCTTTGGGACATGactaggtcataagggtggagccctcataaatgggattaatgtccttataaaagcATTCCAAAGAGTTTGTTTTCCCCTCCCACCCATGTAAGAACACAGCAGAGAAGACAACAGTCTGCAACCCAGaaaagggccctcaccagaacccaaccatgctgactggactttgatcttggacttcccagctttcaGAGTTGAGTAAGGAATTTCCATTGAGTAAGCTACCCAGTTTGttgtattttgctatagcagcttGAATGGACTAAGAGAGGGACCATCTCTTTCTTTCATGGTAACTTAGTATGTGGTGGATACTCAGGTCCTTGTTCAATATCTGCCTATGTATATAGATCTTTTAACTGAATATTGATATACTTGGAATCCTATCCCTCTTGCCTTCTAAGAATTTCCTTTTGCTGTTATATTCCCTTTCTTCTACATCATGAATTTCTCCTTCCCTACTGATCATCCCCATCAATATACATGTCTTACAAATTGTTTCTTAGTTGTCACATCAACAGAAACCAATAAACATGGCTGATTTGGGCAAAACAAAGATTTTATTAAAAGGACACTGCAGCTGGCATCACCACTGCTACAGCACTGGATGCTGGAACTTGCCACTAGCACCGTAGCTAAGACTACTCCAGAAACTCAATCTTACTACAACCCCTGCTTCACCCGAGCACTTCTTCCATCCTGGCATGAGATTCCCCATCTAAGCATGCTCATCTGATTGGTGAAGCCCGTGTCATATGCCCACATTCTCCCTGATAGGGAGGCTAGAAAACTGACTATCTGGCATTTTCAGTTTGTACAATAGAAGAAacactctgcctcccaaaaagATTCATAATTTCATAATTCATAATTCAGGGAATTTTAGGAATTTCCTAGAAATGAAAGGTTTCCCAAAAAGTATAACAAATCTTCtatcttatcttttaaaaaaaaaaaaaagatttcacagGCCaagcatgcctataatcccagaggtttgggaggctgacatgggaggaccagttgaggacaggagtttcagcccagcctgaacaacatagtgagaccctgtctttaaaataacaataacaataataataacagtaaaaaaaattctcattttttcctttcccttcttttgtgACATCTGTAAAAGAGATTGTTTATTCTTGGCTTTAATTTATCATATCATATTCACTATTCAACCAACTCCAATCTTGCTTCTATCCTCAAAACCATCATATTCCAAATCCAGTGGATGTTTCTTGGAGCTAATGTTGCTTGACCTCCCAATACTACTGGATCTTCACTTGGCTTCCATGATATCAGGGTCCCCTggaatttctcctttctttctgactCTACCTCAACCTCCTTTTCTGGCTCTTCCTCTGCTCATTCTCTATGCGTTTGTTTTCATAGCTCTGTCCCTGCCACTCTTCTTTAGCCCTATTCACTCCCTAAGTGTTGTGTTTAATCTCATCCCTTTACTGGTTGTAAAATTCTTAgaattcttaaaattcttaaagcTAATCATTTCTGCCCCCcaccaaaaagaaaatctgtagGCTGGTGACCTCTTGGCTGACCTCTATCAAGTTTTGCATTTCTAACCTTCTATTTTGTACTTGTACTtggatatttttaatatacattttaattttaatatgccTATATGGCAAGTGTTAATTTCCCTCTCATAACTTGCTTCTTAAGAAGTTTCTCTAATTTCAGTAAATTACTTCATAATTTACCCACAGTTTTATCCATAAACCTAAGAATCatccttgatttatttttctcacacttTCATATCCCTTTTATATACAAGTTCTATATTTTCTACCTCCACAACATGTATTCCAAATTCATTTACAGCTCTTCTTTCCCTGTGTGTACCATCCCAGTGTAAGCCATCATCATCTATTGCTTATAATCGTATTTCCACATCAACTGGCCCATTTCTTCTTCTCCAATCTCATTTCAAAGCACCTCCCCCGTTCACCCACACAACGCTGCCTCCATTGGCCTCTTTCCTAGTCCCCAAGCAAGTCATGCTCTTTGCTGTCCAcagattttgcttttctttcttctattgaGAATGCCTGGAATACTAATTCCTGCCCAGCTTCTCCCATTACTTCACCTTATCCTTCAAGACTACCCTCTGTTTTTAACCTTCCCTAAAGTAGCCCACCACTTATCCTATCACATCACCTTGCTTACTTTTACTTAACAATTTAAAACATTCTGTAGTTACAGTAGTCCCTGCTTATCCACggtttcactttccatggtttcagttacccatggtcaactacagtctgaaaatattaaatgggaaattcCAGAATTAATAAGTTTAAATTGTGAGCTTTAAATCTGAGTAGGGTGTTGAAATCTCTCACTGTCCAGCTCCAGCCCACCCAAGACATGAACCATCTTTTTGTCCAGCATGTCCATATGTAAACACCACTCTCCCATTAATCAGTTAGTAACCATCTTGGtgaacagataaaaaaaaatagtataataaGGCATATACGTATcagtggtttcaggcatccactgtgGGTCTTGAAACATGCTcctccaccccacacacacctACGATTAAGGGGTAACTACTGTgtcttatttatctattcatcagtttACTGTGTACCTTAACTAGTAGGTAACTTAGATCAAAGCAGAGACCATGTCTTTTCAGTGCATGGCTGTGTCCCTTGAAATACAAGGATTGTGTGTCtcataggcactcaataaatatttgctaaacaaCAGAATGAATTGATAATTAAGTGAATGACTGATGTCAAATTCCATTGAGATTCCCAAACCTTTTCATACATCTTTagccatcagtgatagactgatGGCTAGTTACCCAAGAAAAGTTTTctgatttattcttttacttttgatTCTGCCTTGGACTATTGATTgttttcattaataataataataacatgttACTTTGGGCAGCTAGTAGGAAAAGCAAGGCCAATGATGCTGACACATTCTGAAGGCCTCCTGGGTGATGCAATCagtatttaaacaaataatttctgCCCATCAATCATTCCTCTACTTCCTGCAATGAAGCTCCCTGGAGGAGTCATCAGATTCTCAATCTTGCTTGAAGACTGACAAGATGTCCCTGTGGACTCCCAAACTCTACTCCAGATGGGGAGGTGCCCTTAACACCAAGATTTTAAAAGCTCCAATTTCAGAGCAAGAGTCGAAAACTCACAGATAAAGTTATAGTTATTTCAGGGTTCTGAAAAGACGCAGAACATGAAGGTAAGTAAAGGCTTTATTAACTTGAGACTtcttagctattttttaaaacgtTTTATAGCATTTTACCTATTTCATGTTTAATAAGGATTTTAGAGTTTAAAGGATATTTGAACGATACGCCTTTAGAATAACAGAATCATTTgattttactaagaaaaaaattcacgTATTTACTTATTCTTCATTTGGGTGAAGTAATACAAATAATATGTTTCTAAATACGTTTTTTCAAGTGGACTCTTTGTGAATTAACTAGAAGGTAGAAGGGAAACACCTCCAGAAAACTGAGTATTAAAACAGAATATTGCGAGAAGTAAGGGGGTTTATAATTGTCCAGGCGTCAAGGAAGGAAGCAGAAGATCCTATTGGCACAGAAATGACCCTTTCTGGTTGATCGCTTCATATAGGGACTCAGAAGTCTGGCAGCAACAACCTTGGCTCTTTTCCTGGTGTTTGTTTTCCTGGGAAACTCCAGCTGCGCTCCGCAGGTaatcaaatgcaaaataaaaaattttaaaacaatgcgCACTGTGTGTCCActctgctctttctttcttccttcttgttttattctcttctttttcctttattttgctgTAATAGAGGACTGAGCTGCAATGTTTTATTAACTGCTCTTCCCTTCCCCCGGGCTATAGAGACTGTTGGAGAGAAGGAACTGGACTCCTCAAGCTATGCTCTACCTGAAAGGGGCACGTAAGTTCCAAATATTTCGCTCTTCCTACAATAATGGAAGACCCCTAGGAGTCAGGAACAGATAGATGGAGAGTTATGGAGAGAGAATAATGTCGAGTTTATTCCCTTAAATCATCGAGGCCATCAAAGAGACCGGTAGGTGagggaggggtgggagaggggaagagTCCCTGATTATTGGAAATCCTCCATCCTTATTAGAAATTCTCCATCCAAAACTGGAGGGTTGCTTCTCTTGGTCCAAATGGGGACTCGGGTTGCCTGGGAAATATCTCAGTAACCCGACCTCCGCTCCAAAGCGCCCTTGCGGCGTCCGGTCAGGCGCGGGGCTTTCCTCCAGAGCTCCAGGGCCCCTGGCTCAGCCCGGGGTTGCGCTGGGAGCGCTGGAAACTCGGCAGCCCCGCGCGACCCTATCCTGGAGcaacctgccccctccccacgcCCGGGGACTGCGCTGTGCCGGGAGGAGCTGAGGTTTAAGCCCGGGTTGTCCCGGGCCAGGCTGTCGCTGAGCCCCAGGTCTCGTTTTTGCAGAGGGTCGCCGCTTCATCTCCGACCAGAGCCGGAGAAAGGACCTCTCCGACCGGCCACTGCCGGGTGAGTGACCAAGGGTGCAAGGGCGCTAGTCCTGCGCTTTTGGAATAGGATGGGGCGGGCAGGGCTTGCTCCGCGCTGGTGCCGAAAGAAAGCGTCTCCTCACCGGAAAGACGCGGCTCTGAGGCGCCCTCAGATACAGTCCGCCCGAGGGCAGCCCGGgttggcagcagcagcagctggatgCCGAGCGCCGGAGCTGGGAGCTCGCGCGTCCAGCCCCGCGCCAATGGTGGCAAGGGCGGCCCAGGCTGGCGCTGCGGCTCCCCAAGCCTTATTGGCTTGCGGCTGTTCAGCCAGCCCTCTGGCTGCCAGGGTGTGCAGAGGTCCCCAGGGAGTTAGGACCTGAGGTGCAGCTCAGAGGGGTAAGGCGAGATAGGAAGAACTATGCAAATGCTTCTAGAAATGTATCTGCGCGTTTGTGCAGGAACTTTACTCAGCCTCCTCTTAAACGctgttattattaaaataagaacTTACCTAGGAACTTCAAATGTATGCTTTTGTTTGACTAGAAAGAACTATCAAAGGTTCAAAATCAAAAGAGTAACATGCGGGCAGTTAAGGATGGGACCGGGGACTGTTCTTTTTCATGATAAACCTTTCCATCGTATTGTATTAACAAATAACAATACAATTTGATGAAATTGTAAAGATTgaaatgctaaaattaaaaagtatacttACTTGGAAAAATACCAAACACTGTtgaacacatagtaggtgcttaaatTTTTGTTTAGGCTCTTCAAACATGCTGTGTAATTgagcttatttattttatgaggtTAAGATTTGTTTCTCAACTTCAGTTGCCCCAAATTAGAAATCATGTTTTGTGCTGAATCAGAACAATTTGTCTTTTTTCAACTTAGATTTGAAATAACTTTGAGTTCTTAGCAGATACTCCTTCAGTCAAATAATTACCTTATATTTGGCCGCAAAGGTTAAATTAttatctaaaattctctttggcATATAGTTTAACATTCTCTTCCATACCCTGTTTGTAAACTTGACATAACCAATTGTAAGTCATTTCCAAGGCAATTGTGACATGTTAAAAAATTAGTCTTCTGTGTAAGTAGTCCTTTGTTGAGGGGTCAAAATCTATTTCATAGAGGTTTTTCTAGTATTGCTGCATGTTAGAATAGGACTTATCTACATCAATATATAAATGCTAAGAGAATctgtatacatttttgtttctgcAGAAAGACGAAGCCCAAATCCCCAACTACTAACTATTCCGGAGGCAGCAACCATCTTACTGGCGTCCCTTCAGAAATCACCAGAAGGTACTAGCATAGTGGCCTCTTTCACCTGCATAACAGAACAGCTTTGCTTACTTTCGGGATTCTGTGTTGAGTGCAACACCCCTCCCCCAGAATTTCTTGGCCTTAGGCCCAGAAATTCTAATTCTGTACTGCTTGAGTGAGGCCCAAGAATCTCTGTCCTTAAGAAGTTCTTCCACATTATTCTGATGATTGGTCAGGTTTGAAAACAGGAACTTCAGAGCCCGTTAATAAAGGTTGAAATCATGAGAATGGAGATACCTTCTAGGGCTTAGATATAGTGGGAAAAGGGAAGACAATAAAACACCCAAAAATCAAGGGAAATGGGGGGAAATAGTACCAGTGAAGGGACATTAAAAGGAGCAAGCAGAAAGGTAAGAGGAAAATCAGAATAAGAGAGTATCCCAGAATTCATTCAGTAGCTGATGCTACTGATCCCGCTCCTCTTGAAACTTTCCAGGGATGGAAACTATCAGAATGGTTACTATAGCAGAATGGTTAGTAAGAATACAGAACTCAGGGGACATTAAACAGTGTGTCACAGGACTTCCCCCCACCTCCTGCCCAGTGACACAGCTTGCTGCTGCTATTCCATATCTGAAACTTTGTTT
This sequence is a window from Homo sapiens chromosome 12, GRCh38.p14 Primary Assembly. Protein-coding genes within it:
- the SPX gene encoding spexin precursor; the encoded protein is MKGLRSLAATTLALFLVFVFLGNSSCAPQRLLERRNWTPQAMLYLKGAQGRRFISDQSRRKDLSDRPLPERRSPNPQLLTIPEAATILLASLQKSPEDEEKNFDQTRFLEDSLLNW